The proteins below come from a single Paracoccus sp. SCSIO 75233 genomic window:
- a CDS encoding 2-hydroxychromene-2-carboxylate isomerase, which yields MTHIDYYLGTISPWSYLAGDRLERMAEKRGVTIRYKPLDLMQLFPRTGGQPPAQRHESRLAYRMQELERWRDHLGLPLNTKPAFFPVNMAPSSYAVIAAQESGAGDIGALVRGFLRAVWAEERDISDDAVIREILDAEGFDPGIADKGLFVGAEIYGRNLEDAVNAGVFGSPFYIVRESGQKFWGQDRLDLLEAHLDTL from the coding sequence ATGACACATATCGATTATTATCTCGGCACGATCAGCCCGTGGAGTTACCTCGCCGGAGACCGGCTGGAGCGGATGGCGGAAAAACGCGGGGTGACGATCCGGTATAAACCGCTTGATCTGATGCAGCTTTTTCCGCGCACCGGCGGGCAGCCCCCCGCTCAGCGTCATGAAAGCCGCCTTGCCTACCGGATGCAGGAACTTGAGCGCTGGCGTGATCATCTGGGCCTGCCGCTGAATACCAAACCTGCGTTTTTTCCGGTTAATATGGCCCCGTCCTCTTACGCGGTCATAGCTGCGCAGGAATCCGGGGCGGGCGATATCGGCGCGCTGGTGCGGGGTTTTCTGCGCGCGGTCTGGGCTGAGGAGCGGGATATTTCCGACGATGCCGTGATCCGCGAGATACTGGATGCAGAGGGCTTCGATCCCGGGATCGCCGATAAGGGGCTGTTCGTCGGCGCGGAAATCTATGGCCGCAATCTTGAAGACGCTGTCAATGCGGGCGTTTTCGGGTCACCTTTTTACATCGTTCGTGAAAGCGGGCAGAAATTCTGGGGGCAGGATCGTCTCGACCTGCTGGAGGCGCATCTGGACACTCTATGA
- a CDS encoding RpiB/LacA/LacB family sugar-phosphate isomerase: protein MKLAIAGDSAGEGLAKVLADHLKDKHEVAEISRTDAGPDAFYANLSDRVASEVLAGTYDRAILVCGTGIGVCIAANKVPGIRAALTHDTYSAERAALSNNAQIITMGARVIGAEVAKTIADAWLAETQNFDSNGRSAGNVNAIDEVDAKYSKG, encoded by the coding sequence ATGAAACTGGCAATTGCAGGCGACAGCGCGGGCGAAGGTCTGGCGAAGGTTCTGGCCGATCACCTGAAGGACAAGCATGAGGTGGCCGAAATCAGCCGCACCGATGCCGGGCCGGATGCATTTTACGCCAATCTCTCCGACCGGGTGGCGAGCGAGGTTCTGGCCGGCACCTATGACCGCGCCATTCTGGTTTGCGGCACCGGGATCGGGGTCTGCATCGCGGCCAACAAGGTGCCGGGCATTCGCGCCGCGCTGACCCATGACACCTATTCGGCGGAACGTGCGGCGCTGTCGAATAATGCGCAGATCATCACCATGGGCGCGCGCGTGATCGGCGCGGAAGTCGCCAAGACCATTGCCGATGCGTGGCTGGCGGAGACGCAGAACTTCGACAGCAATGGCCGTTCTGCCGGGAATGTAAACGCCATCGACGAAGTTGATGCGAAATACAGCAAGGGCTGA
- the cysS gene encoding cysteine--tRNA ligase, with the protein MVDIHLTNTRTRKKERFDPIDPGNIRVYACGPTVYDRAHLGNARPVVVFDVLFRLLRHVYGAGAVTYVRNFTDVDDKINARAAETGRAIRDITEETIGWYHDDMDALGALRPTQEPRATDYIPQMIAMIEGLIAKGFAYAAEGHVLFEVRKFDEYGKLSGRSLDDMIAGARVEVAPFKRDPMDFVLWKPSEGEQPGWASPWGRGRPGWHIECSAMSAELLGDVFDIHAGGIDLQFPHHENEIAQSRCAHGSKVMANYWLHNEMLQVEGKKMSKSLGNFFTVRDLLDQGIPGEVIRFVLLMTHYRKPMDWTAEKLREAEATLRKWHDMVACVEPAQFPAETVVRALSDDLNTAAALAAMHELARRGAASELAASAQLVGLLDVESADWIYSDVNASIDDEIEDLIENLLEERAAARSARNFERADAIRNGFEAAGVSLTDEADGTSWCPTPNFSPTKLREI; encoded by the coding sequence ATGGTCGACATCCATCTGACCAACACGCGCACCCGCAAGAAGGAACGGTTTGACCCGATAGATCCGGGCAATATCCGCGTCTATGCCTGCGGGCCGACCGTCTATGACCGGGCGCATCTGGGCAATGCGCGGCCCGTGGTGGTGTTCGACGTGCTGTTCCGGCTGCTGCGGCATGTGTATGGCGCGGGTGCCGTGACTTATGTGCGCAACTTCACCGATGTGGATGACAAGATCAACGCGCGGGCGGCGGAAACCGGGCGGGCGATCCGTGACATCACCGAAGAGACGATCGGCTGGTATCATGACGATATGGACGCGCTCGGCGCGCTGCGGCCGACGCAGGAACCGCGGGCGACGGATTACATCCCCCAGATGATCGCCATGATCGAGGGGCTGATCGCCAAGGGGTTCGCCTATGCCGCCGAGGGGCATGTGTTGTTCGAGGTCCGCAAATTCGACGAATATGGCAAGCTGTCGGGGCGTTCGCTCGACGACATGATCGCAGGTGCAAGGGTCGAGGTGGCACCGTTCAAGCGCGATCCGATGGATTTCGTGCTGTGGAAACCGTCAGAGGGTGAGCAACCGGGCTGGGCGTCTCCGTGGGGCAGGGGCCGTCCGGGCTGGCATATCGAATGCTCGGCCATGTCGGCGGAACTGCTGGGCGATGTGTTCGACATCCACGCAGGCGGCATCGACCTGCAATTCCCCCATCACGAAAACGAAATCGCCCAGAGCCGCTGTGCGCATGGCAGCAAGGTGATGGCGAATTATTGGCTGCATAATGAGATGCTGCAGGTTGAGGGTAAGAAGATGTCCAAATCTTTGGGCAATTTCTTCACCGTCCGCGACCTGCTGGATCAGGGAATACCGGGCGAGGTGATCCGGTTTGTGCTGCTGATGACGCATTACCGAAAGCCGATGGACTGGACGGCGGAGAAGCTGCGGGAGGCCGAGGCAACCTTGCGCAAGTGGCATGACATGGTGGCGTGTGTCGAGCCAGCACAGTTTCCGGCCGAAACAGTTGTCCGTGCGCTGTCTGACGATCTAAACACGGCTGCAGCGCTTGCTGCAATGCATGAACTAGCGAGGCGTGGAGCAGCATCAGAGTTGGCGGCTTCGGCTCAATTGGTTGGGCTTTTGGACGTTGAATCAGCCGACTGGATTTACTCGGATGTAAACGCGTCCATTGATGATGAGATTGAAGACTTGATAGAGAATCTTCTCGAAGAAAGGGCAGCCGCTCGCAGTGCTCGCAACTTTGAGCGGGCTGATGCAATCAGAAATGGCTTTGAAGCGGCAGGAGTATCCCTCACCGACGAGGCGGATGGCACATCTTGGTGTCCAACGCCGAATTTTTCTCCCACGAAGCTTCGAGAAATATGA
- a CDS encoding DeoR/GlpR family DNA-binding transcription regulator — translation MKRDERRQMIMDRLIQRRAVDVDDLASRFDVSRMTIHRDLDDLEQAGLLRKVRGGATIEAGNQFESDFRIRAMQDGDAKARMANAALEMIEPGMSVMINDGSMAAHLGARLTEKAPLTVITNNGEVIETLREVTRVQLIALGGVFSAKFNGYFGVVTEAAVARLRADIAFISTPAVSGLQAFHMNAEVVRTKRAMMAAAERSVLLVNHQRFRRSALHLMADLDEFSSVITDAPPAPDLEASMQRAGIPLLIAENVDG, via the coding sequence ATGAAACGCGACGAGCGCAGGCAGATGATTATGGATCGCCTGATCCAGCGGCGGGCTGTCGATGTCGATGATCTCGCTTCGCGGTTCGATGTCTCGCGGATGACCATTCATCGCGATCTGGACGATCTGGAGCAGGCCGGTCTGCTGCGGAAGGTGCGGGGCGGGGCGACCATCGAGGCCGGCAACCAGTTTGAAAGCGATTTTCGTATCCGGGCCATGCAGGACGGCGACGCAAAGGCGCGGATGGCGAATGCGGCGCTGGAGATGATCGAGCCGGGCATGTCGGTGATGATCAATGACGGCTCCATGGCGGCGCATCTGGGCGCGCGGCTGACGGAAAAGGCACCGCTGACGGTCATCACCAATAATGGCGAGGTGATCGAGACGTTGCGCGAGGTGACGCGGGTGCAGCTGATCGCGCTTGGCGGCGTGTTCAGCGCCAAGTTCAACGGCTATTTCGGCGTCGTGACGGAGGCGGCTGTGGCCCGGTTGCGGGCCGATATCGCCTTTATCTCCACCCCCGCCGTGTCGGGGCTGCAAGCCTTTCACATGAATGCGGAGGTGGTCCGCACCAAGCGGGCGATGATGGCGGCGGCGGAGCGGAGCGTGCTTCTGGTCAATCACCAGCGGTTCCGGCGTTCGGCCCTGCATCTCATGGCCGATCTGGACGAGTTTTCATCGGTCATCACCGATGCGCCCCCTGCCCCCGATCTCGAAGCGTCGATGCAGCGTGCCGGGATCCCCCTGTTAATTGCGGAGAATGTGGATGGCTGA
- the glpX gene encoding class II fructose-bisphosphatase: MAAPKDFNDRMLSLGLARVSEAAAHASATLIGRGDEKAADQAAVNAMREQLNKLDIKGVVVIGEGERDEAPMLYIGEEVGAGNGPEVDIALDPLEGTTLTAKDMPNALTVIAMAPRGTLLHAPDVYMDKLAIGPGYDKDVVSLDMTPTERVEALAKAGGVKPSDITVCILERPRHEDLIAEVRATGAAIRLITDGDVAGVMHCAESEMTGIDMYMGAGGAPEGVLAASALKCMGGQMWGRLLFRNDDEKGRAAKAGITDLNRIYSRDEMVTADVIFSATGVTNGSIVRGVKREPKYLETETILMRSKTGSVRRMIYRNPIR, translated from the coding sequence ATGGCCGCGCCAAAGGATTTCAATGACCGGATGCTTTCACTGGGGCTCGCGCGGGTTTCGGAAGCGGCGGCCCATGCCTCTGCCACGCTGATCGGGCGCGGCGACGAGAAGGCGGCGGATCAGGCGGCGGTCAACGCCATGCGCGAACAGCTGAACAAGCTCGACATCAAGGGCGTCGTCGTCATCGGTGAGGGCGAGCGGGACGAAGCCCCGATGCTTTATATCGGCGAAGAGGTCGGCGCGGGCAACGGCCCGGAGGTCGACATCGCGCTCGACCCGCTGGAAGGGACCACGCTGACCGCCAAGGACATGCCGAACGCCCTGACCGTGATCGCCATGGCCCCGCGTGGCACGCTGCTGCACGCGCCCGACGTCTATATGGACAAGCTGGCCATCGGGCCGGGATACGACAAGGATGTGGTCAGCCTCGACATGACCCCGACCGAGCGGGTGGAGGCGCTGGCGAAGGCGGGCGGCGTGAAGCCTTCCGACATCACCGTCTGCATCCTCGAACGCCCCCGCCACGAGGATCTGATTGCCGAGGTCAGGGCCACGGGCGCTGCGATCCGGCTGATCACCGATGGTGACGTCGCCGGTGTCATGCATTGCGCGGAATCGGAGATGACCGGCATCGACATGTATATGGGCGCGGGCGGCGCGCCGGAGGGCGTGCTGGCGGCCTCGGCGCTGAAATGCATGGGCGGGCAGATGTGGGGCCGGCTGCTGTTCCGCAATGATGACGAAAAAGGCCGCGCTGCGAAGGCCGGGATCACCGATCTGAACCGGATCTATTCCCGCGATGAAATGGTGACGGCGGATGTGATCTTCTCAGCCACCGGTGTGACAAACGGCTCCATCGTGCGCGGCGTGAAACGCGAGCCGAAATATCTGGAGACGGAAACCATCCTGATGCGCTCCAAAACCGGCTCCGTCCGCCGGATGATCTACCGCAACCCGATCCGCTGA
- a CDS encoding ribose-phosphate pyrophosphokinase, with protein sequence MAAMTEPKLISGNANKPLAQSIARRMSMHRGMNVALVDARVERFNDQEIFVEVFDNVRGEDMYIIQSTSNPANDNLMELLIMTDALKRSSANRITAVIPYFGYARQDRRAKARTPISAKLVANMLTKAGVDRVLTLDLHATQIQGFFDIPVDNLYAAPVFALDIRHHFKGKLDDLMVVSPDVGGVSRAREIAQRINSPMAIVDKRREKAGEVADMTVIGDVEGKTCVIVDDICDTAGTLCKAAQLLTDHGATEVHAYITHGVLSGPAVERVQGSVMKSLVITDSINQPAAVKSAANIRIVPTAPMFAQAIINIWNGTSVSSLFDLDTLGPIYEGLYSDN encoded by the coding sequence ATGGCCGCGATGACCGAACCGAAATTGATTTCAGGCAACGCCAACAAGCCTTTGGCGCAGTCCATCGCACGGCGCATGTCCATGCATCGTGGGATGAATGTCGCGCTTGTCGATGCCCGTGTCGAGCGATTTAACGATCAGGAGATCTTCGTCGAGGTGTTCGACAATGTCCGGGGCGAGGATATGTATATCATCCAGTCAACCTCGAACCCGGCCAATGACAACCTGATGGAACTGCTGATCATGACCGATGCGCTGAAGCGGTCTTCGGCCAACCGGATCACCGCCGTCATTCCTTATTTCGGTTATGCCCGTCAGGACCGGCGCGCCAAGGCGCGCACGCCGATCTCCGCCAAGCTGGTTGCCAATATGCTGACCAAGGCCGGGGTCGACCGGGTGCTGACGCTGGATCTTCACGCGACGCAGATTCAGGGCTTTTTCGATATTCCGGTGGATAACCTTTACGCCGCACCCGTCTTCGCGCTGGACATCCGCCACCACTTCAAGGGCAAGCTGGACGATCTGATGGTGGTCTCACCCGATGTCGGCGGCGTCTCGCGGGCGCGCGAGATCGCGCAGCGGATCAATTCGCCCATGGCCATCGTCGACAAGCGGCGCGAAAAGGCGGGCGAAGTCGCGGACATGACCGTTATCGGTGATGTCGAGGGCAAGACCTGCGTGATCGTCGACGACATTTGCGACACGGCAGGCACGCTGTGCAAGGCCGCGCAGCTTCTGACCGATCACGGCGCGACCGAGGTTCACGCCTATATCACCCACGGCGTGTTGTCCGGCCCTGCGGTCGAGCGGGTGCAGGGCTCGGTCATGAAATCGCTGGTCATCACCGATTCCATCAACCAGCCCGCTGCGGTGAAATCGGCCGCCAATATCCGCATCGTGCCGACCGCGCCGATGTTCGCGCAGGCGATCATCAATATCTGGAACGGCACCTCGGTCAGCTCGCTCTTCGATCTCGATACGCTCGGCCCGATCTATGAAGGGCTTTATTCCGACAACTGA
- a CDS encoding alpha/beta fold hydrolase: MSCFDLHIRHYPGDQSRPAIGLHCMMGSGGMFAPLAERINGAVDLYAFDFPGHGRSPDWSFDEKIDLHTDVTRWAARMISRPVDLIGHSFGATVALRIAVGVPEAIRSLTLIEPVLFAAASETARQAEQDRLAGFIEAEDWPGMLRRFLGDWGAAAPIPTEGPRAERLIRQVRMVVDTNAALMEDRAQILRENGLERIEAPVMFISGADSPSIVHEISDALADRLPDVARATIPGAGHMLPVTHPDQLADLTMVNLDRS; the protein is encoded by the coding sequence ATGAGTTGCTTCGATCTTCACATCCGTCACTATCCCGGCGACCAGTCCCGCCCGGCCATCGGCCTGCATTGCATGATGGGCAGCGGCGGCATGTTCGCCCCGCTTGCGGAGCGGATAAACGGTGCTGTCGACCTTTACGCATTCGATTTCCCCGGACATGGCCGCAGCCCGGACTGGTCCTTCGATGAGAAGATCGACCTGCATACCGACGTCACAAGATGGGCCGCGCGGATGATCTCCCGGCCCGTCGACCTGATCGGTCACAGCTTTGGCGCGACCGTGGCGCTGCGCATCGCGGTCGGTGTGCCCGAAGCCATCCGCTCGCTGACGCTGATCGAGCCGGTGCTGTTCGCCGCCGCAAGCGAGACAGCGCGGCAGGCGGAGCAGGACCGTCTGGCCGGGTTCATCGAGGCGGAGGACTGGCCGGGCATGCTGCGGCGCTTTCTGGGCGATTGGGGTGCCGCCGCCCCGATTCCGACGGAGGGGCCCCGTGCGGAGCGGTTGATCCGGCAGGTGCGGATGGTCGTGGACACCAATGCCGCGCTGATGGAGGATCGTGCGCAAATCCTGCGCGAGAACGGGCTGGAGCGGATCGAGGCGCCGGTGATGTTCATTTCCGGCGCGGATTCGCCCAGCATCGTGCACGAAATCTCTGACGCGCTGGCCGACCGTCTGCCCGATGTCGCGCGCGCCACCATTCCCGGTGCCGGTCACATGCTGCCGGTCACGCATCCCGATCAGCTTGCGGATCTGACGATGGTCAATCTCGACCGCAGCTAA
- a CDS encoding glycosyltransferase, which translates to MRLLSGWKLPPRQPNPGLAPQRRRLLYCLHQSLPHVTNGYANRSHGIAVGLEKNGWSVRATTRCGFPWDIKGKGISERFHEAKVAGITYAAQAGYDLNKTPLDYYLAETADHFLREAQLSGAEMIVAASNHITALPALMAARRLGLPFIYELRGLWELTRASTQPDWMNSERYELARTLEKQVALEADGVITLTQELVDELVSWGVPRDLISLVPNAVDTERFTATPADMTTAAELGLADGVPVIGYAGSAVAYEGLDLLMRALAQLHEQGRDFVFVLVGDGASTDGLQEAAKELGIAKKCRFVGRVPFDQVPRYLSCMDIMPIPRLSLPVTEMVSALKPLEAMAMGKALVLSDVSPHKVMSGDGKRARTFAAGDAADLARVLGELMDDRAERDRLGREARAWTEDERSWNRVTKTYSDALDAVRDRTIRSETTKGAAKPVEEITLGLIADRFTTDSIAGAVNILPLSPDDWRQELDRNSIDALLVESAWAGNDGKWHRKVGHYGEDAFAALKALLEHCREAGIPTLFWNKEDPVHFDRFRRTASLCDHVFTTDSRRIIPYLSTPNAVTKTASSISFFASPRLHNLLPSKRQWQETAAYGGTYYGERYADRTEYIDKIASAASPIGLTIYDRQHNNPESPYKYPAGLAGHVAGGLDYADMVEAYKAHPVQLNVNSVMDSPTMFSRRVIEAAACGTPQISGPAQGMSRYLDGNIEVIASESDTAAALERLMDHPAHRWRIGLAAARAVMRAHTVQHRLTQMLRTAGLRIAAPQPPAVGLITDKITMKIAEILRNQSIRPQIIVATDWESETKAYLEQGLIECIEPYERTTSAGESWIVTDAATLLTCEADDFEDLIWLSSYAPHQRIGFRHDTEPRGEDWPGPSFETSEFDPAPELLRPPAGLALTPDALKGWASTQNGLGLRKPDAVYQQKPVLQQRETLLIAGHDLKFVRRFFPFFRDAGYRVLLDFWDGHNKHNPNSSRRLIEQADVVFCEWMLGNAVWYGNHKLPGQRLIGRLHRQEIVSPLLPKVPLQAFDSVMFVGPHILRDVSARFPVLHQNGHVVYNGVDVAGLQSVPRRTSNGKVLGFVGMVPQSKRIDIALDILRELRRSDDSYTLRIKGKQPADFAWMSNRPEEMAWFAHQYSRLENDPLLKGAVAFDPQGDDMAEWYAGVDFVLSTSDFESFHYSIADGAAAGCRPICLPWDGADEIYPTAWVYADVTDAVEGIRNWRGDLGEVRAFAERNFDLPHIASAIIDQLAPHRIEGDDSQRNVIGI; encoded by the coding sequence ATGAGGTTGCTGTCCGGCTGGAAGCTGCCGCCGCGCCAGCCCAATCCGGGGCTTGCGCCGCAGCGTCGGCGCCTGCTTTACTGCCTCCATCAGTCCTTGCCGCATGTCACCAACGGATATGCCAACCGGTCTCATGGGATCGCTGTCGGATTGGAGAAAAACGGCTGGTCGGTGCGCGCCACCACCCGATGCGGCTTTCCGTGGGATATCAAGGGCAAGGGAATTTCAGAGCGTTTCCATGAAGCGAAGGTCGCGGGTATCACCTATGCGGCGCAGGCAGGTTACGATCTGAACAAGACTCCGCTTGATTATTATCTCGCCGAAACCGCCGATCATTTTCTGCGCGAGGCGCAGCTGAGCGGTGCGGAAATGATTGTGGCTGCATCGAACCATATTACCGCGCTGCCTGCCCTGATGGCCGCCAGACGGCTAGGGTTACCATTCATCTACGAACTTCGGGGGTTGTGGGAGCTTACCCGCGCCTCCACTCAGCCTGACTGGATGAACTCCGAACGCTACGAACTGGCGCGCACGCTGGAAAAACAGGTCGCACTTGAGGCCGATGGCGTCATTACGCTGACGCAGGAACTCGTCGATGAACTTGTTTCTTGGGGCGTGCCGCGCGACCTGATCAGCTTGGTGCCGAATGCGGTCGATACTGAGCGCTTCACCGCAACACCTGCGGACATGACAACTGCCGCCGAACTGGGGCTTGCCGACGGCGTTCCCGTTATCGGTTACGCGGGCAGCGCCGTCGCCTACGAAGGTCTGGACCTCCTGATGCGGGCGCTGGCGCAGTTGCACGAGCAAGGGCGGGATTTCGTCTTTGTTCTGGTCGGTGACGGGGCTTCGACGGACGGCTTGCAAGAAGCCGCCAAGGAACTTGGAATTGCGAAAAAATGCCGCTTTGTCGGACGTGTACCGTTCGATCAGGTGCCGCGTTACCTGTCCTGCATGGATATCATGCCGATCCCGCGACTTTCGCTGCCGGTAACCGAGATGGTCTCTGCTCTGAAACCGCTCGAAGCTATGGCAATGGGCAAGGCACTGGTTCTGTCGGATGTCTCGCCCCACAAAGTTATGTCCGGAGACGGCAAGCGCGCCAGGACATTCGCGGCCGGAGATGCGGCGGACCTCGCCCGCGTTCTGGGAGAGTTGATGGATGATCGGGCGGAGCGCGACCGGCTGGGTCGTGAAGCCCGCGCCTGGACGGAAGACGAACGGAGCTGGAACAGGGTCACGAAGACCTACAGCGATGCACTGGACGCCGTCCGGGACCGCACCATCCGTTCCGAGACGACCAAGGGGGCTGCAAAGCCTGTGGAGGAGATCACCCTAGGTCTGATCGCCGACCGCTTCACCACGGACAGCATTGCGGGTGCGGTCAACATCCTGCCTTTGTCGCCAGATGACTGGCGGCAGGAACTCGACCGGAACTCCATCGATGCCTTGTTGGTCGAGTCAGCTTGGGCCGGCAATGACGGAAAATGGCACCGCAAGGTCGGCCATTATGGAGAGGACGCCTTCGCAGCGTTGAAGGCGCTTCTGGAGCATTGCCGGGAAGCGGGTATCCCGACGCTGTTCTGGAACAAGGAAGACCCGGTGCATTTCGACCGCTTTCGCCGGACCGCAAGTCTTTGCGATCATGTATTTACCACCGACAGTCGACGGATCATTCCTTATCTCAGCACGCCAAACGCAGTTACGAAAACCGCAAGCAGCATATCCTTCTTCGCCTCGCCCCGACTGCATAACCTCTTGCCATCAAAGCGCCAATGGCAGGAAACCGCTGCCTATGGCGGCACCTATTACGGTGAACGCTATGCGGATCGGACGGAATATATCGATAAAATCGCCAGCGCGGCTTCACCCATCGGGCTTACGATTTACGATCGCCAGCACAACAACCCAGAATCTCCGTATAAATATCCGGCTGGGCTGGCAGGACATGTCGCAGGAGGGCTGGATTACGCCGATATGGTCGAGGCCTATAAGGCGCATCCGGTCCAGCTCAATGTCAATTCGGTCATGGACTCTCCAACCATGTTCTCACGCCGGGTGATTGAAGCAGCGGCCTGCGGCACGCCACAGATATCGGGACCGGCACAGGGGATGTCGCGGTATCTCGACGGCAATATCGAGGTGATCGCCAGCGAAAGCGATACAGCCGCCGCGCTGGAGCGGCTTATGGATCATCCTGCACATCGCTGGCGTATCGGGCTGGCGGCCGCGCGGGCGGTAATGCGGGCACATACAGTGCAGCACCGGCTGACGCAGATGTTGCGCACCGCCGGGCTGCGGATTGCGGCACCGCAACCTCCGGCAGTCGGCCTCATCACCGATAAGATTACCATGAAGATCGCAGAAATTCTGCGCAATCAGAGCATCCGGCCACAGATCATCGTCGCGACGGATTGGGAATCCGAGACGAAGGCGTATCTTGAGCAGGGCTTGATTGAATGTATCGAGCCCTATGAGAGAACAACCTCTGCGGGCGAAAGCTGGATTGTCACGGATGCAGCGACCCTGCTGACCTGCGAAGCAGATGATTTCGAAGATCTGATCTGGTTGTCCAGCTATGCACCGCATCAACGGATCGGCTTCCGACACGACACGGAGCCGCGTGGCGAGGACTGGCCCGGCCCGTCTTTCGAAACATCGGAATTCGATCCCGCGCCGGAGTTATTGCGTCCACCGGCGGGCCTGGCACTTACGCCCGATGCGCTCAAGGGCTGGGCTTCGACGCAGAATGGCCTCGGTCTTCGCAAGCCTGATGCGGTTTACCAACAAAAGCCCGTCTTGCAGCAACGAGAGACCTTACTGATCGCAGGCCATGATCTGAAGTTCGTCCGGCGCTTTTTCCCGTTTTTCCGTGACGCGGGATACCGTGTGCTGCTGGATTTCTGGGACGGACATAATAAGCACAACCCGAACAGCAGTCGGCGTCTGATTGAACAGGCCGATGTTGTTTTCTGTGAGTGGATGCTCGGCAATGCTGTCTGGTACGGTAACCATAAGCTGCCCGGTCAGCGATTGATTGGCAGGCTGCATCGGCAGGAAATCGTTTCGCCTTTGCTGCCCAAGGTTCCGCTCCAGGCCTTCGATTCAGTAATGTTCGTCGGTCCGCATATTCTCCGCGATGTTTCCGCGCGCTTCCCGGTGCTGCACCAAAACGGGCATGTGGTTTATAACGGCGTCGATGTGGCAGGGCTTCAGTCGGTGCCGCGGCGGACAAGCAATGGCAAGGTGCTGGGCTTTGTCGGTATGGTACCGCAGAGCAAACGCATCGATATCGCGCTGGATATCCTGCGGGAGTTGCGGCGTAGCGATGACAGCTACACGCTAAGGATCAAGGGCAAACAACCGGCGGATTTCGCTTGGATGAGCAACCGGCCAGAGGAAATGGCTTGGTTCGCGCATCAATATTCCCGGCTGGAAAACGATCCGCTGCTGAAAGGCGCGGTCGCTTTCGATCCGCAAGGCGACGATATGGCGGAGTGGTATGCGGGCGTGGACTTTGTGCTGTCGACCAGCGATTTCGAGAGCTTCCACTACAGCATTGCCGATGGCGCGGCAGCGGGTTGTCGTCCGATATGCCTGCCGTGGGACGGTGCGGATGAGATTTATCCGACAGCGTGGGTGTATGCGGATGTGACCGACGCCGTTGAGGGAATACGAAACTGGCGCGGCGATCTCGGCGAAGTTCGGGCTTTTGCCGAGCGCAACTTCGATCTGCCGCATATCGCGTCCGCGATCATCGACCAGCTCGCTCCGCATCGGATCGAGGGCGACGATAGCCAAAGGAATGTGATCGGAATCTGA
- a CDS encoding triose-phosphate isomerase: protein MADFWIGTSWKMNKTLAEGVAFAEALAAAHADRDPRIQRFVIPPFTLVRQVKEILSQSSVKVGAQNMHWEDRGAWTGEISPVMLTDCGLDMVELGHSERRAHFGETDETVGLKTEAALRHGLIPLICIGETLAEREAGRAQEVLAGQVRAALGQLTGAQKQAEILLAYEPVWAIGDGGIPATSDYADARQAEIIGVAEEVLGRRIPCLYGGSVNPDNCEELITCPHIDGLFIGRSAWNVEGYLDILAKCAAKI from the coding sequence ATGGCTGATTTCTGGATTGGCACAAGCTGGAAGATGAACAAGACACTGGCCGAAGGCGTGGCGTTTGCCGAGGCTCTGGCCGCGGCGCATGCGGATCGCGATCCGCGCATCCAGCGTTTCGTCATCCCGCCTTTTACGCTGGTCCGGCAGGTGAAGGAGATCCTGTCGCAAAGCAGCGTCAAGGTCGGGGCGCAGAACATGCATTGGGAAGATCGCGGCGCATGGACCGGCGAGATCAGCCCGGTGATGCTGACCGATTGCGGTCTGGACATGGTCGAGCTGGGCCATTCCGAACGCCGGGCGCATTTCGGGGAGACCGATGAAACCGTCGGGCTGAAGACCGAGGCCGCCCTGCGTCACGGGCTGATTCCGCTGATCTGTATCGGCGAGACGCTGGCCGAGCGGGAGGCCGGGCGCGCGCAGGAGGTGCTGGCGGGGCAGGTTCGCGCAGCACTCGGACAATTGACCGGGGCGCAGAAACAGGCCGAAATCCTGCTGGCATATGAGCCTGTCTGGGCCATTGGCGATGGTGGGATTCCCGCGACATCCGATTATGCCGATGCGCGGCAGGCGGAGATCATCGGCGTCGCGGAAGAGGTTCTGGGCCGCCGCATCCCCTGTCTTTATGGCGGATCGGTCAACCCCGACAACTGCGAAGAGCTTATCACCTGCCCGCATATTGACGGGCTGTTCATCGGGCGCTCGGCCTGGAATGTTGAAGGCTATCTCGACATCCTCGCCAAATGCGCCGCCAAAATCTGA